In one window of Bemisia tabaci chromosome 4, PGI_BMITA_v3 DNA:
- the LOC109034337 gene encoding polycomb protein Pcl, giving the protein MSAPLKKALVNGESAGDAPDSTTKERVMFNPGEEVLVNHMNRFIFGYVVQADLPGEKCLVKYDDGNEKWCSFKYVRRLIPESTVKCVVCKESSNKTENQVIVCDKCLRGYHKLCHQPNVTGSTNGWLCKHCDEKKSWPKKTDIVDAQPPKPPKLPPLPTSVRELPYKLDSLLWDTQHQTNSTGQYCYCGGAGDWFLKMLQCGRCKQWFHERCVRALTCPLFIGDRFFIFVCGACHRGVEILRRIEMTWSDLVHLALFNLTAYECRKYHDLDNLMKFLLSNWSSLQLPPKMFSSSREEIRENVTNVLHSDKKRFKDGVKLKKPNSWGLCERIPPPGPVFTLLPHLPISTYMPISDVTLAVWLKDKELKFYPLLTTLDPKSMKQHGFPPAAGIKLIHKNKRPLVLPKGVPATGHKVCIKSSVPCYPEPAKLEKRIREQELASLRLREYRVRKSRKPTKSSDTEDASLEHITPPTPPPSEDTPQPTPPSNSPAPGATPSCGSAPMSISSQTSDCDSASASNGQADKVRPITLPLPLTPVITQSVQRPLKRKLCEKDIRINRNGEVKRRRVRRQCTLSPVKQPVSVSQLSIPNSKTSSSLTATPVPHVHPCSSTSVANTSNCQTISPMSLHDLKSSVHSYFGAASRISCGEKFIVRAKRTLADGRTQYLIQWNNRPLT; this is encoded by the exons gcTTTGGTGAATGGAGAGAGTGCAGGAGATGCCCCAGACAGCACAACCAAGGAAAGAGTCATGTTCAATCCTGGTGAAGAAGTCCTTGTCAACCACATGAACCGATTTATATTCGGTTATGTAGTTCAA GCTGATTTGCCTGGAGAAAAATGTCTAGTAAAATATGAtgatggcaatgaaaagtggtGTTCCTTCAAATATGTAAGACGGCTGATACCTGAGTCGACTGTAAAATGTGTTGTTTGCAAAGAGTCAAGTAATAAGACTGAAAACCAAGTTATTGTCTGCGATAAATGTTTGCGTGGCTATCATAAATTATGTCATCAG CCGAATGTAACAGGTAGTACAAATGGTTGGCTATGCAAACATTGTGATGAAAAGAAATCATGGCCAAAAAAGACTGATATTGTAGATGCCCAACCGCCGAAGCCACCGAAGCTGCCACCGTTACCAACATCTGTCAGAGAATTACCGTACAAG CTGGATAGCTTACTATGGGACACTCAGCACCAAACAAATTCAACAGGCCAGTATTGTTATTGTGGTGGTGCCGGTGACTGGTTCCTGAAAATGCTACAATGCGGAAGGTGCAAACAGTGGTTTCATGAGCGCTGTGTTCGAGCTTTAACATGTCCCCTTTTTATTGGTGACAG gttctttaTATTTGTTTGTGGCGCCTGCCATAGAGGTGTTGAGATCCTACGTAGAATAGAGATGACTTGGTCGGACCTTGTACATTTAGCCCTATTCAATTTAACAGCATACGAGTGTAGAAAGTACCATGATCTAGACAATCTCATGAAGTTTCTCCTTAGTAATTGGTCATCTTTACAGCTGCCACCAAAG ATGTTCTCTAGTTCAAGAGAAGAAATTAGGGAAAATGTAACGAATGTGTTACATTCAGATAAGAAaag attcaAAGATGGTGTTAAACTAAAAAAACCAAATAGTTGGGGATTATGCGAACGCATACCGCCACCTGGACCTGTGTTCACTTTGTTGCCACATCTACCTATCTCTACGTATATGCCCATCTCAGATGTGACGTTAGCGGTTTGGTTGAAAGATAAGGAGTTGAAGTTTTATCCTTTACTAACAACACTGGATCCCAA GTCAATGAAACAACATGGATTTCCTCCTGCAGCAGGAATCAAGCTTATTCACAAAAACAAACGTCCCCTTGTTCTTCCCAAAGGAGTACCTGCAACTGGACACAAG GTGTGCATAAAAAGTTCAGTCCCTTGCTATCCAGAACCTGCTAAACTAGAGAAACGCATCCGTGAACAAGAGCTTGCTTCTTTGAGACTTCGAGAGTACCGTGTTAGAAAATCTCGGAAACCAACGAAAAGCTCGGATACTGAG GATGCTTCATTGGAGCACATAACTCCTCCAACGCCTCCACCAAGTGAAGATACCCCACAACCAACACCACCATCCAACTCGCCTGCTCCTGGTGCAACACCATCATGTGGCTCAGCTCCAATGTCTATTTCCTCCCAAACTTCAGACTGTGACTCAGCCTCTGCTTCCAATGGCCAAGCTGATAAAGTTAGACCTATCACTTTGCCGTTGCCACTAACACCTGTGATCACACAATCAGTTCAACGTCCTCTTAAAAGGAAGCTATGTGAAAAGGACATACGGATCAACCGAAATGGTGAGGTGAAAAGGCGTAGAGTCAGACGGCAGTGCACTTTATCTCCTGTCAAACAGCCTGTCAGTGTTTCTCAGCTGTCCATTCCAAATTCTAAGACGTCCAGCTCCCTAACTGCTACGCCTGTTCCGCACGTTCATCCTTGTTCATCAACCTCCGTAGCTAATACCAGTAATTGTCAAACAATTTCTCCGATGTCATTGCACGATCTCAAATCATCCGTCCATAGTTATTTTGGAGCGGCTAGTAGAATTTCCTGTGGTGAAAAGTTCATAGTTCGTGCTAAGCGAACCCTGGCTGATGGGCGTACTCAATACCTAATACAATGGAATAACCGGCCATTGACCTAA